A genomic segment from Janibacter sp. DB-40 encodes:
- a CDS encoding GuaB3 family IMP dehydrogenase-related protein: MNEIEIGRAKRGRRAYSFDDIAVLPSRRTRDPQEVSLEWQIDAYHFEMPVIAAPMDSVMSPTTAIAFGEAGGLPVLDLEGLWTRYADPEPLLAEIASLDPARATARMQEIYSAPIVPELITERLHEIRQAGITVAGALSPQNTQQYWKTVVDAGVDLFVIRGTTVSAEHVSSRSEPLNLKRFIYELDVPVIVGGAATYTAALHLMRTGAAGVLVGFGGGAASTTRQALGIQAPMATSIADVAAARRDYLDESGGRYVHVIADGGLGTSGDIVKAIACGADAVMLGATLARSAEAPGRGFHWGAEAHHPELPRGARVEVGSVAPMEEVLFGPSRSADGTTNLVGALRRAMATTGYTEVKELQRIEVVVAPHQPS; this comes from the coding sequence GTGAACGAGATCGAGATCGGCCGAGCCAAGCGGGGCCGCAGGGCCTACTCCTTCGACGACATCGCGGTGCTGCCGAGCCGGCGCACGCGCGATCCGCAGGAGGTCTCCCTCGAGTGGCAGATCGACGCCTACCACTTCGAGATGCCCGTCATCGCCGCCCCGATGGACTCCGTGATGTCCCCGACCACGGCGATCGCCTTCGGTGAGGCCGGAGGCCTGCCGGTCCTCGACCTCGAGGGCCTGTGGACGCGCTACGCGGACCCCGAGCCGCTGCTGGCGGAGATCGCCTCGCTCGATCCCGCCCGGGCGACGGCCCGCATGCAGGAGATCTACTCCGCGCCGATCGTGCCGGAGCTGATCACCGAGCGGCTGCACGAGATCCGGCAGGCGGGGATCACCGTCGCCGGTGCGCTCAGCCCGCAGAACACCCAGCAGTACTGGAAGACCGTCGTCGACGCCGGCGTCGACCTCTTCGTCATCCGCGGGACCACGGTCTCCGCCGAGCACGTGAGCAGCCGGAGCGAGCCGCTGAACCTCAAGCGCTTCATCTACGAGCTCGACGTCCCGGTCATCGTCGGGGGAGCGGCGACCTACACGGCCGCGCTGCACCTGATGCGCACCGGCGCCGCGGGGGTGCTCGTCGGCTTCGGTGGCGGGGCCGCCTCGACCACGCGGCAGGCGCTGGGCATCCAGGCCCCGATGGCGACCTCGATCGCCGACGTCGCCGCCGCCCGGCGCGACTACCTCGACGAGTCGGGGGGCCGCTACGTCCACGTCATCGCCGACGGCGGCCTCGGCACGAGCGGCGACATCGTCAAGGCCATCGCCTGCGGTGCCGACGCCGTGATGCTCGGCGCGACGCTCGCGCGCTCGGCCGAGGCCCCCGGTCGGGGCTTCCACTGGGGGGCGGAGGCGCACCACCCCGAGCTGCCGCGAGGGGCGCGGGTCGAGGTCGGCTCCGTCGCCCCCATGGAGGAGGTCCTCTTCGGGCCCAGCCGCTCCGCCGACGGCACCACCAACCTCGTCGGCGCCCTGCGCCGCGCCATGGCCACGACCGGGTACACCGAGGTCAAGGAGCTGCAGCGCATCGAGGTCGTCGTCGCGCCGCACCAGCCGAGCTGA
- a CDS encoding antitoxin: MPKFKRAAVVLTAVESARKWAHQNPDKATGYIDKATGFIDKRTHGKYHRQIGGISSQAKKALTGRQGVSGPTVPGETTSRTDRPYPDMRA, from the coding sequence ATGCCGAAGTTCAAGCGGGCGGCCGTCGTACTGACCGCCGTCGAGTCGGCGCGCAAGTGGGCGCACCAGAACCCCGACAAGGCCACCGGCTACATCGACAAGGCCACCGGCTTCATCGACAAGCGCACCCACGGCAAGTACCACCGCCAGATCGGTGGCATCTCGAGCCAGGCGAAGAAGGCGCTCACCGGCCGGCAGGGTGTCTCCGGGCCGACCGTCCCCGGCGAGACCACGAGTCGTACGGACCGCCCGTACCCGGACATGCGCGCCTGA
- a CDS encoding dipeptidase gives MSTSSAPLRVLDGHNDLPWHHRELAGYDLDACDIAHAQPQLHTDLPRMRDGGLAAQLWSVWVPCSFTGEAAVAATHEQIDFVEALCARYEQMVPARTAADVRSAWGEGRHAALIGMEGGHSIAGSLETLAAFADRGARYMTLTHNDNTEWADSATDERVHGGLTDFGREVVRSMNDLGMVVDLSHVSAETMHDALDTSRLPVMFSHSGARAVCDHPRNVPDDVLERVPANGGIVMANVVPKFVNQARADLDLGRTDAVPEPVATIEHVVAHFEHLREVVGIEHVGIGADYDGVDETPVGLEDVSTYPALLAALGERGWSRGDLTALAHGNALRVLEATEV, from the coding sequence ATGAGCACCAGCAGCGCCCCCCTCCGCGTCCTGGACGGCCACAACGACCTGCCCTGGCACCACCGGGAGCTCGCCGGGTACGACCTCGACGCCTGCGACATCGCGCACGCCCAGCCGCAGCTGCACACGGACCTGCCGCGGATGCGCGACGGGGGTCTGGCCGCCCAGCTGTGGTCGGTGTGGGTGCCGTGCTCGTTCACGGGGGAGGCGGCCGTGGCCGCCACCCACGAGCAGATCGACTTCGTGGAGGCCCTGTGCGCCCGCTACGAGCAGATGGTCCCGGCGCGCACGGCCGCTGACGTCCGCTCGGCGTGGGGCGAGGGTCGGCACGCCGCGCTGATCGGCATGGAGGGCGGGCACTCGATCGCGGGCTCGCTGGAGACGCTGGCCGCGTTCGCGGACAGGGGCGCCCGCTACATGACGCTGACGCACAACGACAACACCGAGTGGGCGGACTCGGCGACGGACGAGAGGGTCCACGGAGGCCTGACCGACTTCGGCCGGGAGGTCGTGCGGTCGATGAACGACCTCGGCATGGTCGTCGACCTCTCCCACGTCAGCGCCGAGACGATGCACGACGCCCTCGACACCTCGCGGCTGCCGGTGATGTTCAGCCACTCCGGCGCCCGGGCGGTCTGCGACCACCCGCGCAACGTCCCCGACGACGTGCTCGAGCGGGTCCCGGCGAACGGCGGGATCGTCATGGCCAATGTCGTGCCGAAGTTCGTCAACCAGGCGCGTGCCGACCTGGACCTGGGTCGTACCGACGCCGTCCCGGAGCCGGTGGCCACGATCGAGCACGTCGTCGCCCACTTCGAGCACCTGCGCGAGGTGGTCGGCATCGAGCACGTGGGCATCGGCGCCGACTACGACGGGGTGGACGAGACGCCCGTCGGCCTCGAGGACGTCTCGACCTACCCGGCGCTCCTCGCCGCGCTCGGCGAGCGTGGTTGGTCCCGCGGCGACCTCACCGCCCTCGCGCACGGCAACGCGCTGCGCGTCCTCGAGGCGACCGAGGTCTGA
- a CDS encoding YihY/virulence factor BrkB family protein, translated as MRAEGAGDVQGRAAPWARSRRIAWQLITSTVTASFRHRLMGLAAEAAFFAILSLPPLIFALAGSIGFFVSALDVAQVETLRDTTLSLAGRVLTDESIETVIRPTMDEVLEGGRFDVVSIGFVLALWSGSRALNVFVDTITILYGLAGRRGVIRTRALSFGLYVVGLVVGVVVLPLVLVGPRIIDSVLPEQLQVMTTLYWPTVIVLSVAFLTSLYHLSVPVRTSWRHDIPGASLALLVWILGSFLLRWALQGVIGGPSIYGPLAAPIAVLLWLYLTAVAILVGAALNAACDRVWPDSETARARVELVRRLRSDATSERLRDTVSAKDRQQLDDVAPGRERTPPHDSPAPRPDDRRLGDG; from the coding sequence ATGAGGGCGGAGGGCGCAGGGGACGTGCAGGGCCGCGCCGCTCCGTGGGCCCGGTCCCGGCGCATCGCGTGGCAGCTGATCACCTCGACCGTGACCGCCTCGTTCCGCCACCGGCTCATGGGACTCGCGGCCGAGGCAGCCTTCTTCGCCATCCTGTCCCTTCCACCGCTGATCTTCGCACTCGCCGGCAGCATCGGGTTCTTCGTCAGCGCGCTCGACGTGGCCCAGGTCGAGACGCTGCGCGACACCACCCTGAGCCTGGCCGGGCGTGTCCTGACCGACGAGAGCATCGAGACCGTGATCCGACCGACCATGGACGAGGTGCTCGAGGGTGGGCGCTTCGACGTCGTCTCCATCGGTTTCGTGCTCGCCCTGTGGTCCGGCTCGCGGGCCCTCAACGTCTTCGTGGACACGATCACGATCCTCTACGGACTCGCCGGACGACGTGGCGTCATCCGCACCCGCGCGCTCTCGTTCGGGTTGTACGTCGTCGGCCTCGTGGTCGGCGTGGTCGTGCTCCCGCTGGTGCTCGTCGGCCCACGGATCATCGACTCGGTGCTTCCGGAGCAGCTGCAGGTGATGACGACCCTCTACTGGCCCACCGTGATCGTGCTCAGCGTCGCGTTCCTCACCTCGCTGTACCACCTGTCCGTCCCCGTGCGGACCTCGTGGCGACACGACATTCCGGGAGCGAGCCTGGCCCTGCTGGTGTGGATCCTGGGCAGCTTCCTGCTGCGATGGGCACTGCAGGGAGTCATCGGGGGCCCCTCGATCTACGGCCCGCTGGCCGCGCCCATCGCGGTTCTCCTGTGGCTGTACCTCACCGCCGTGGCGATCCTCGTCGGCGCGGCACTGAATGCGGCATGTGATCGCGTCTGGCCGGATTCCGAGACCGCCCGAGCGCGCGTGGAGCTGGTCCGCCGCCTGCGCAGCGACGCCACGTCCGAACGGCTGCGCGACACCGTCAGCGCGAAGGACAGGCAGCAGCTCGACGATGTCGCCCCGGGCCGTGAGCGGACCCCACCGCACGATTCGCCCGCACCCCGCCCTGACGACCGACGCCTCGGTGACGGGTGA
- a CDS encoding P1 family peptidase, with amino-acid sequence MRLGPHNAITDVPGVRVGHATRDEPGWLTGATVVAPPLGTCAGVDVRGGGPGTRETDALAPSNLVDAVDAIVLSGGSAFGLSTADGVVQALADEGRGWAAGGPEQVVPIVPAAILFDLGRAGAWRHHPDSADGRAAYLAAASGPVDEGGVGAGTGARAGGLHGGIGTASLLLDSGATVGALVAVNAVGSPLRPDGRLLAEHLLVPGEVDLPDPDPAAVQRHWAARQAEMKALRAGMATTLAVVATDATLDKAGCTGLARVSHDGFARALAPVHTAFDGDTVFALSTREQPAPAPLDLVALQTAAADCVSRAIVRAVLASGTIDRTTDGGSSLPGYRDAIGA; translated from the coding sequence ATGCGCCTTGGACCCCACAACGCGATCACCGACGTCCCGGGAGTGCGGGTCGGCCACGCCACCCGTGACGAGCCCGGCTGGCTGACCGGCGCGACGGTCGTCGCACCCCCGCTCGGTACGTGCGCCGGCGTGGACGTGCGCGGGGGCGGCCCCGGGACCCGTGAGACCGACGCCCTCGCCCCGAGCAACCTCGTCGACGCGGTCGACGCGATCGTCCTCTCCGGCGGCAGCGCCTTCGGCCTGTCCACCGCGGACGGTGTCGTGCAGGCCCTCGCCGACGAGGGACGGGGCTGGGCCGCGGGCGGCCCGGAGCAGGTCGTGCCGATCGTGCCGGCCGCGATCCTGTTCGACCTCGGGCGGGCCGGCGCCTGGCGCCACCACCCCGACTCGGCGGATGGTCGCGCGGCGTACCTCGCTGCCGCCTCCGGCCCCGTGGACGAAGGGGGCGTGGGCGCCGGCACGGGAGCCCGCGCCGGCGGCCTGCACGGCGGCATCGGCACCGCGAGCCTGCTCCTCGACTCCGGGGCGACCGTCGGCGCACTCGTCGCGGTCAACGCCGTGGGGTCCCCCCTTCGCCCCGACGGCCGACTGCTCGCCGAGCACCTGCTCGTGCCCGGCGAGGTGGACCTCCCGGACCCCGATCCTGCTGCGGTGCAACGCCACTGGGCCGCACGACAGGCGGAGATGAAGGCCCTGCGGGCCGGGATGGCGACGACCCTGGCGGTCGTCGCCACCGACGCCACACTCGACAAGGCGGGGTGCACCGGTCTCGCCCGCGTCAGCCACGACGGCTTCGCCCGGGCACTGGCCCCCGTCCACACGGCCTTCGACGGGGACACGGTCTTCGCGCTGTCGACGCGGGAGCAGCCGGCCCCGGCCCCCCTCGACCTCGTGGCGCTGCAGACCGCCGCAGCCGACTGCGTCAGCCGGGCGATCGTCCGCGCGGTCCTGGCGTCCGGGACGATCGACCGCACCACCGACGGCGGGAGCTCCCTGCCCGGCTACCGGGACGCGATCGGGGCGTGA
- the guaB gene encoding IMP dehydrogenase — protein MDVRDSTDRDHSGASGHDPFAKVGLTYDDVLLLPGYSELAPGDLDTTSRLTRGISLRTPLVSAAMDTVTESRMAIAMARQGGIGVLHRNLSIDDQAYQVDLVKRTQTGMITNPITIGPGATLEELDTICGEYRVSGLPVIDEDGVLIGICTNRDLRFTPVAEWATTKVHEVMTPMPLITAPVGISHEDATLLLRQHKRERLPIVDDAGRLAGLITVKDFVKSEQFPDASKDAQGRLLVGAAIGYFGDAWERATTLIDAGVDVLVADTAHGHVKLLLEMCARLKKDPATKHVQVIGGNVATRQGAQAFVDTGVDAIKVGVGPGSICTTRIVTGVGAPQITAVHDASLAARPAGVPVIADGGLQHSGDIAKAMVAGAECVMVGSLLAGCEESPGELIFVNGKQFKAYRGMGSLGAMSSRGKKSFSKDRYFQAEVTSDDQLVPEGVEGRVAYRGTLSQVAHQMVGGLRQSMFYVGAGTIPELQSKGQFVRITSASLKESHPHHLQGMVEAPNYSV, from the coding sequence ATGGACGTGCGCGACTCGACCGACCGTGACCACTCCGGAGCCTCGGGCCACGACCCCTTCGCCAAGGTCGGACTCACCTACGACGACGTGCTGCTCCTCCCGGGATACAGCGAGCTGGCCCCGGGCGACCTCGACACCACGAGCCGACTGACGCGCGGGATCAGCCTGCGCACGCCGCTGGTCTCGGCGGCGATGGACACGGTGACCGAGTCCCGGATGGCGATCGCGATGGCGCGGCAGGGCGGCATCGGCGTGCTGCACCGCAACCTCTCGATCGATGACCAGGCCTACCAGGTCGACCTCGTCAAGCGGACCCAGACCGGCATGATCACCAACCCGATCACGATCGGGCCGGGCGCCACCCTCGAGGAGCTCGACACGATCTGCGGTGAGTACCGCGTCTCCGGCCTGCCGGTGATCGACGAGGACGGCGTCCTCATCGGCATCTGCACCAACCGCGACCTGCGCTTCACCCCCGTGGCGGAGTGGGCGACCACCAAGGTCCACGAGGTCATGACCCCGATGCCGCTGATCACCGCCCCGGTCGGCATCTCCCACGAGGACGCGACGCTCCTGCTGCGTCAGCACAAGCGCGAGCGGTTGCCCATCGTCGACGATGCCGGTCGTCTGGCCGGCCTGATCACCGTCAAGGACTTCGTCAAGAGCGAGCAGTTCCCCGATGCGAGCAAGGACGCACAGGGGCGCCTGCTCGTCGGCGCCGCGATCGGGTACTTCGGGGACGCCTGGGAGCGGGCCACCACCCTCATCGACGCCGGTGTCGACGTCCTCGTCGCCGACACCGCGCACGGGCACGTCAAGCTCCTCCTCGAGATGTGCGCCCGCCTGAAGAAGGACCCCGCGACCAAGCACGTGCAGGTGATCGGCGGCAACGTCGCGACCCGCCAGGGCGCGCAGGCCTTCGTCGACACGGGCGTCGACGCGATCAAGGTCGGCGTCGGGCCGGGCTCGATCTGTACCACCCGCATCGTCACCGGGGTCGGCGCCCCGCAGATCACGGCGGTCCACGATGCCTCGCTCGCCGCGCGTCCGGCCGGCGTCCCGGTCATCGCCGACGGTGGCCTCCAGCACTCCGGTGACATCGCCAAGGCGATGGTCGCCGGAGCCGAGTGCGTCATGGTCGGCTCGCTGCTGGCCGGGTGCGAGGAGAGCCCCGGAGAGCTGATCTTCGTCAACGGCAAGCAGTTCAAGGCCTACCGCGGCATGGGCAGCCTCGGCGCGATGAGCTCCCGCGGCAAGAAGTCCTTCTCCAAGGACCGCTACTTCCAGGCCGAGGTCACCAGCGACGACCAGCTCGTGCCCGAGGGCGTCGAGGGCCGGGTCGCCTACCGCGGCACGCTCTCCCAGGTCGCCCACCAGATGGTCGGCGGGCTGCGGCAGTCGATGTTCTACGTGGGGGCCGGGACGATCCCCGAGCTGCAGTCGAAGGGGCAGTTCGTCCGGATCACCTCCGCCTCCCTCAAGGAGAGCCACCCGCACCACCTGCAGGGCATGGTCGAGGCGCCGAACTACTCCGTCTGA
- a CDS encoding WhiB family transcriptional regulator produces the protein MAVHTNPRGPVADLWEWQYEGVCRETGSESFYHPDGERGAARRLRDAAAKEICSTCPVIDACREHALAIREPFGVWGGMSEDERAALLAERDVQRAGLAG, from the coding sequence ATGGCAGTTCACACGAATCCACGAGGTCCGGTCGCCGACCTGTGGGAGTGGCAGTACGAGGGCGTGTGCCGAGAGACCGGCAGCGAGTCCTTCTACCACCCCGACGGCGAGCGCGGAGCGGCTCGTCGCCTGCGCGACGCGGCGGCCAAGGAGATCTGCAGCACCTGCCCCGTCATCGACGCCTGCCGCGAGCACGCCCTGGCCATCCGCGAGCCCTTCGGGGTCTGGGGCGGCATGTCCGAGGACGAGCGCGCCGCCCTCCTCGCCGAGCGGGACGTGCAGCGGGCCGGGCTCGCCGGCTGA
- a CDS encoding RNA-binding S4 domain-containing protein, with the protein MTSAEPVHIRDESIRLGQLLKLAGLVEDGAMARAVIANGEVTVDGQVETRRGAQVGAGSVVAHGGQEIEVVTGEPEVDVPW; encoded by the coding sequence GTGACTTCCGCAGAGCCCGTCCACATCCGCGACGAGTCGATCCGCCTGGGCCAGCTGCTCAAGCTCGCCGGGCTGGTCGAGGACGGTGCCATGGCCCGTGCGGTCATCGCCAACGGTGAGGTGACCGTGGACGGTCAGGTCGAGACCCGCCGGGGCGCACAGGTCGGCGCGGGCAGCGTCGTCGCCCACGGCGGTCAGGAGATCGAGGTCGTCACCGGCGAGCCGGAGGTCGACGTTCCCTGGTGA
- a CDS encoding ExeM/NucH family extracellular endonuclease has product MRSRILTMVTGVVVAGSVTVVTPPSSAATGDPVLLNEVLASTTSSDAEYIELHGTPDTSLDGLSLIAVESDDQSSNGTIDTRVDLGPGDALGENGFFLAANQVAETVYSIDADRALEDSLENSSTTFALVETASLTGSAVDADIVVRDAVASTDGEDASHFAFDAPLIGPDGSYLPAGVGRVEDGVDTDTAADWQILSFDNDPSINTPTAGSGGGSGGGDTAQERLIHEVQGAGDTSPLVGEQVVVHGVVVDDQEGPGPMLGGLFVQEEDADTDGDPATSEGVFVHTGGSDTASVGDEVRVTGTVEERYGNTQLGDTEVDVLGTAPAPSPTSLSFPLADRADLEAVEGMTASFEQELVVTEYFDYDRYGETVVALPYEGEERPFTPTAVADPGSEEAVARRAWNELSRITIDDGLSSQNPEEVIHPITRDEFTLDNAFRGGDTVTGLTGAVYFSYEKYRILPTGHDAYERTERPARPQDVGGDVQVAAMNALNYFRTLDDGSARCGPQQDMDCRGADTQAELDRQRAKLLSALDGLDAEVIALNEVENTPGVEVLADLAEGLRERTGEDWAHVRTDGTVVGTDAIKVGILYRADEVTPIGESAVLDTPQFLDPAGTGQDKNRAALAASFWRNGTDEVFSVATNHLKSKGSSCGAGDDDEWAGSCNRTRTLAAQELAAWIETDPTGIVDEDWMILGDLNSYDHEDPIDALRSAGYADLVREHVGEFGFSYVFDGQWGYLDYAMSSSTLGEQITGVTEWHINSPEPDVIDYDRTHKSATQAGLFDGSTPYRSSDHDPVLVGLALDDGNEGWGVDLAPGTRRTGE; this is encoded by the coding sequence GTGCGCAGCAGGATCCTGACCATGGTGACCGGGGTGGTGGTCGCGGGTTCCGTCACCGTCGTGACGCCGCCGAGCAGTGCAGCGACCGGTGACCCGGTGCTGTTGAACGAGGTCCTGGCCTCGACCACGAGCAGTGACGCGGAGTACATCGAGCTCCACGGCACGCCCGACACGAGCCTGGACGGCCTGAGCCTGATCGCAGTCGAGAGCGACGACCAGAGCTCCAACGGCACGATCGACACCCGGGTGGACCTCGGCCCCGGCGACGCGCTCGGCGAGAACGGCTTCTTCCTCGCTGCCAACCAGGTCGCGGAGACGGTCTACTCGATCGACGCCGACCGCGCGCTCGAGGACAGCCTGGAGAACTCCTCGACGACCTTCGCCCTGGTCGAGACCGCGTCGCTGACCGGGTCGGCCGTCGACGCCGACATCGTCGTGCGCGACGCGGTGGCCTCCACGGACGGTGAGGACGCCTCGCACTTCGCCTTCGACGCCCCGCTCATCGGGCCGGACGGGTCCTACCTGCCTGCCGGCGTCGGCCGGGTCGAGGACGGCGTGGACACCGACACGGCCGCGGACTGGCAGATCCTCTCCTTCGACAACGACCCGTCGATCAACACGCCCACCGCCGGCTCCGGAGGGGGCTCCGGTGGCGGTGACACCGCCCAGGAGCGGCTGATCCACGAGGTGCAGGGAGCAGGAGACACCTCGCCCCTCGTGGGCGAACAGGTCGTGGTCCACGGTGTCGTCGTCGACGACCAGGAGGGGCCCGGCCCGATGCTGGGCGGTCTCTTCGTGCAGGAGGAGGACGCGGACACCGACGGTGACCCCGCGACCTCCGAGGGGGTCTTCGTGCACACCGGTGGGTCCGACACCGCCTCCGTCGGCGACGAGGTGCGGGTGACAGGCACCGTCGAGGAGCGCTACGGCAACACCCAGCTCGGCGACACCGAGGTCGACGTGCTGGGCACCGCCCCGGCCCCGTCCCCGACGTCGCTGTCCTTCCCGCTGGCCGACCGGGCCGACCTCGAAGCGGTCGAGGGCATGACGGCCTCCTTCGAGCAGGAGCTCGTGGTCACCGAGTACTTCGACTACGACCGGTACGGCGAGACGGTGGTCGCGCTGCCCTACGAGGGCGAGGAGCGCCCCTTCACCCCGACCGCGGTCGCCGACCCCGGCTCCGAGGAGGCCGTGGCGCGCCGCGCGTGGAACGAGCTGAGCCGGATCACCATCGACGACGGCCTCTCCTCGCAGAACCCGGAGGAGGTGATCCACCCGATCACCCGGGACGAGTTCACCCTGGACAACGCCTTCCGGGGCGGGGACACGGTGACCGGGCTGACCGGCGCGGTCTACTTCTCCTACGAGAAGTACCGCATCCTGCCGACCGGGCACGACGCCTACGAGCGCACCGAGCGCCCGGCACGGCCGCAGGACGTCGGTGGTGACGTGCAGGTCGCCGCGATGAACGCGCTCAACTACTTCCGCACGCTCGACGACGGCTCGGCGCGCTGCGGGCCCCAGCAGGACATGGACTGCCGCGGGGCCGACACGCAGGCCGAGCTCGACCGCCAGCGGGCCAAGCTGCTCAGCGCGCTCGACGGCCTCGACGCCGAGGTCATCGCGCTCAACGAGGTGGAGAACACCCCTGGCGTCGAGGTCCTCGCTGACCTCGCGGAGGGACTGCGCGAGCGCACCGGCGAGGACTGGGCGCACGTGCGCACCGACGGGACCGTGGTCGGCACGGACGCGATCAAGGTCGGCATCCTCTACCGCGCCGACGAGGTGACGCCGATCGGCGAGAGTGCCGTCCTGGACACGCCGCAGTTCCTCGACCCGGCGGGCACCGGCCAGGACAAGAACCGCGCTGCCCTGGCGGCCTCCTTCTGGCGCAACGGCACCGACGAGGTCTTCTCCGTCGCGACCAACCACCTGAAGTCCAAGGGGTCCTCCTGCGGGGCCGGTGACGACGACGAGTGGGCCGGCAGCTGCAACCGCACCCGCACCCTGGCCGCGCAGGAGCTGGCCGCCTGGATCGAGACCGACCCGACCGGCATCGTGGACGAGGACTGGATGATCCTCGGTGACCTCAACTCCTACGACCACGAGGACCCCATCGACGCGCTCCGATCGGCCGGGTACGCCGACCTCGTGCGCGAGCACGTGGGCGAGTTCGGCTTCAGCTACGTCTTCGACGGCCAGTGGGGCTACCTCGACTACGCGATGTCCTCGTCGACCCTCGGCGAGCAGATCACCGGGGTCACCGAGTGGCACATCAACTCCCCCGAGCCCGACGTCATCGACTACGACCGGACCCACAAGAGCGCCACGCAGGCCGGGCTCTTCGACGG